In one Bactrocera tryoni isolate S06 chromosome 5, CSIRO_BtryS06_freeze2, whole genome shotgun sequence genomic region, the following are encoded:
- the LOC120777567 gene encoding uncharacterized protein LOC120777567 produces the protein MDSNTCRMKQLSKHYKPYGRARTDIKNKKTLKEDKKLCNLVEQHPQLYDEGHKGYGQKKATDEAWRTIADLLGKSVSQCKARWEKLRAEYIAYLRAVEADKKQRGRKGQCKEISVAAENKDLRNKQFFESLRCYMQDMTQREQSLCHISVLQVVHEISGMKSSASGDGNDYMQNEIKYLVDKIDEQGLRTLQENIQKRMNKCNNADMFSTSKPQLVNDEVTIKN, from the exons ATGGATTCAAACACTTGTAGGATGAAGCAGCTTTCTAAACATTATAAGCCTTATGGAAGAGCACGTACGGATATAAAGAACAAAAAGACTTTAAAAGAAGATAAAAAGTTATGTAATTTGGTGGAGCAGCATCCGCAGCTGTACGACGAAGGACACAAGGGTTACGGTCAGAAAAAGGCTACAGATGAGGCATGGCGCACGATTGCGGACTTGTTGGGGAAGTCAG TGTCTCAATGCAAGGCTCGTTGGGAAAAACTGCGTGCTGAGTACATCGCATATCTACGTGCCGTAGAGGCCGACAAGAAACAGCGTGGTCGTAAAGGTCAATGTAAAGAAATCTCGGTTGCCGCAGAAAATAAAGACCTCcgcaataaacaattttttgaaagtctacGATGCTACATGCAAGATATGACCCAAAGAGAGCAGAGTCTATGCCACATTAGCGTGTTGCAAGTTGTACACGAAATCAGCGGAATGAAAAGTAGTGCAAGCGGGGATGGCAATGATTACATGCAAAATGAGATAAAGTATCTAGTGGACAAAATAGACGAACAAGGACTCCGTACTTTGCAGGAAAACATTCAGAAAAGAATGAATAAATGTAATAACGCAGACATGTTCTCTACATCAAAACCGCAGCTGGTAAATGACGAAGTTACCATTAAGAATTAA